The DNA region GAAAGAGGCTTACCATGAAAAACAGGGGCATCTTGAGCTTGTTTTGCTTCGTTATGAAAAGATTACCTGGCATTACCGTGACGGTAACGTTATTCACTCGGATGACTGGGATTATCGGTTAGGGGCTTGATTCGCTTGCTCCGGGAGAAAAATTTTTCCCGGAGCAAAAACGCATGATGACAAAAAGAATGTAACACTCCTGTCATGAACAAATCAGCATCAATTCTCCTGATACGCCCTTTCGATGAGTAGATTAGCTTTCATCAGGTCATGTTCATTGCGTACAGCGAGTTCAACGTTGCCTGTTCCCCAGTGGCCGATGTGAGTCACATCCCGGCTAAAGCCTTCTTCAAACTGAATATGCTCAGGATCCAGTTTCAACCACAAACGGATATGCGGATCGGTTACGGGGTAAACCCCGGCACAGACAAAATTCCGCAGACGACGGAAGGCGCCGTACAGCTTCAGCTCTTTGTACTGCACCTCATCGCCGAGAGACAGGACGTAACTTTTTAGCTGTTCGAAAAGAAGGGCTAATTCTGTGGACGCGCTGGCGAGCTGTTCACTATGCGTTCGCGTATTGCGCTTGCCAATTGCGGAGGGTAATGTTTCGGTTGCCGCTTCAGAAAAGGCGTTCTCAACAACGGCGTTGACCAGCTCGAACATCAGCAGATCGTCAGAAAAAAGCTTATAACGAATCAGGCTGATATTGCGGTTAATTTGCTGAACGGCATGTTCATCATACTTATTAAAATCAGCGGCAATACAGAGCAAACGCGTGCCTGACCAGTCGATCGCCTCTGCCGTTTCTTTGCCGAGCTTCTCCATCACCAGCCACTTAAATTCAGCCTTATGATCGAGAAGCCAGTCTAAATAAAACAGTCCCTGGTTGATGACATTTTCGTTGCTGTGACGTTTGTATTCGATAATAACCGGGCAGTTATTTTCGTCCAGCCCGAGTGAATCAATGCGCCCACGGTGGGTCTTACCGGTGCTGTATTCACTGTAGAGAAAACGAACCCCGAGAAAGATCTCCATTCGGGATTCGATCAGCGATTGCAGCTCTTTTTCGATGGTTGCTGCTTTACCTGAGAGCTCTTTTACGCCGCTTGCACTATAGCGAAAAAGTTGAATATCACTCATGAGCCATTTCCCTGCGCATTTTTGCTATGTCATACATCAGGTGAGCAAAGCCTTTGGCAACTTCAGGCGACGATAAGTACTGCATCATCATCTCCCTGTGCGCGTCGTTGCTGTCCATCACGGCATCATCAATGGCTTTAGGAAAGTCGCCCAGCATGGCCTGCTCACGGGTGTTATTGTCGAGTTGGGTCATTACGATGTTGTTCTCTGCGAGCTTATCGTAAACCACAAAGGCATAGTTGAGCATATCTTTGTCGGTCAGGTTTTCGGTGATAAACAGCTCGTTAAGCTGCGACAGCACCTGCGACATAAACTCCTCTTTTTTATCTTTTGCTTTTGCGGTGCCGACGTCATTAACTGGGTTGAGCTTATACTCTGCCGCCTCCTCCTGAAGCTTAATATGCTGCTCCTGGATTTTTGAAAGCCGATAGTGGCTCATCTCAACGTTGGAAAGATCGACATCATCTTCATCGACCGACTCTTCACGCAGTAAGGGGCGGAGGTGTCGACAATACAGGCTTAACTTCTCCAGCGACTTGTCATCGTAGGCGACGATCTGCGACATAAATTCGTAAAAGCGTACAAAGCTGCCAAGATCTTTTTTGAAGATCTCCAGACGATCTTTTTCCTGCTTGCAGGCTTTAAAACTGTTTTCCGCGTTTGCCAGCAAAATGGGATTAGGGGAGTCCCTTTTTGTTAACTCATAGATCTGTTTAGCGCTGATATACGCCTCTTTCGCTGAGGTATAACGCATTCGCCAGCGGTTTACCGCGGGCAGGCAAATATTGCTGAGCGTCGCATTCGACTTCTTCTTGCTGTAAAAAGCCTCACACAGCTGTTCAACCTCGTTCCATAAAAATATGCCGCTGGCGCGAAGCTTTTCGTACAGATCGAACACCAGGTACGGATCGCTAACATCGGTTAGCTCTGCCGTTTGATAGTAGGGCTGAAAGGCGGACAGGATATCGTCAGGTTCATTATAAAAATCAAGCACAAAGGTGCCTGATTCCTTTTTACCGG from Enterobacter chengduensis includes:
- a CDS encoding DUF5655 domain-containing protein yields the protein MSDIQLFRYSASGVKELSGKAATIEKELQSLIESRMEIFLGVRFLYSEYSTGKTHRGRIDSLGLDENNCPVIIEYKRHSNENVINQGLFYLDWLLDHKAEFKWLVMEKLGKETAEAIDWSGTRLLCIAADFNKYDEHAVQQINRNISLIRYKLFSDDLLMFELVNAVVENAFSEAATETLPSAIGKRNTRTHSEQLASASTELALLFEQLKSYVLSLGDEVQYKELKLYGAFRRLRNFVCAGVYPVTDPHIRLWLKLDPEHIQFEEGFSRDVTHIGHWGTGNVELAVRNEHDLMKANLLIERAYQEN